Proteins from one Rhodohalobacter mucosus genomic window:
- a CDS encoding TonB-dependent receptor: MKPLYALLFCTLLNLNEFSAHAQTAFSGTVVETGSGEPVPGATVFIEALQKGASADDSGRFSLENLDHGKWTLEVRSLGFEPLIVEISHPSEEEAVFELRASVVQSDDVIVTASPIGRSVQYQPAQSLSAEQLQQRAAPSLGEILDGNPGVTTRSFGSAPARPVIRGFDGDRVLVLQNGERMGDLSGTAVDHAVGLDPLAMDRVEVVRGPASLMYGSGAIGGVVNLFSADMPREWDPGSRSALASHVSSMNSMGAGLVSTRYGTDRFAVTGRMIYRNGGDLTTPDGTLPDTALRNLSFGGGLGYRLGPVETGLSITGMNFDYGLPEMIDDLNESIEIRMNRLNIQSISTMDMDRFFEHAELRMHYSDYSHDEVEISRVPQGTVEEFVAITFAQQTLSSSLLLRHRKTGPFEGALGLSFNRSALQLGGGDALTPNAAGTFLAGFIYEEIGLTDALSMKTGLRMEWKDTRVKTNELFRDASIFEDRTDLIFSGAVGLNYSRSDRFTTGFQVARAYRTPTIEELYSFAPHAAAGSFDRGNPNLQNEISLGADAFADYSGERISWQISLFANRISNYVDFFPTGETHQPSGLPIFEYGSKDAILYGFEIMAGLRLSRTLSAEAGADYVRGYEYTGNRNDLTFIPPFRVYASLRAEQGKWHAGPRVRIVSRQDRVAPNERPTDGYVLIGADAGYRLGHGVTLSMRLDNLLNERYRDHLSRVENRNAPMPGRNVNVMLRWEF; the protein is encoded by the coding sequence ATGAAACCGCTATACGCTTTACTTTTTTGTACACTATTGAATCTTAACGAGTTCAGTGCTCATGCACAAACAGCCTTTTCAGGTACCGTTGTGGAAACCGGAAGCGGAGAGCCTGTTCCGGGGGCCACCGTTTTCATTGAAGCTCTGCAAAAAGGCGCATCGGCTGATGACAGCGGGCGGTTTTCACTGGAAAATCTGGATCACGGAAAATGGACCTTAGAAGTGCGCTCTTTGGGCTTTGAGCCGCTCATTGTGGAGATCAGTCATCCTTCGGAAGAAGAAGCTGTCTTTGAACTCCGTGCCTCAGTGGTACAATCGGACGATGTCATCGTAACCGCCTCCCCGATCGGACGCTCGGTTCAGTACCAGCCGGCACAGTCGCTCAGTGCTGAGCAGCTGCAGCAGCGTGCTGCGCCCAGCTTGGGAGAGATCCTGGACGGCAATCCGGGCGTGACTACCCGCTCCTTCGGTTCGGCCCCGGCACGTCCCGTTATCCGTGGTTTTGATGGCGACCGGGTGCTTGTATTGCAAAACGGTGAACGCATGGGCGACCTCTCGGGTACTGCCGTTGACCATGCCGTAGGCCTGGATCCCCTGGCTATGGACCGCGTGGAAGTGGTGCGCGGCCCTGCAAGCCTGATGTATGGTTCCGGCGCCATTGGCGGGGTGGTGAATCTATTTAGCGCCGATATGCCGCGTGAGTGGGATCCCGGTTCCCGTTCGGCGCTTGCCTCCCACGTTTCCAGCATGAACAGCATGGGGGCAGGACTCGTAAGCACGCGCTACGGAACCGACCGGTTTGCGGTGACCGGACGCATGATCTACCGAAACGGCGGTGATCTCACCACGCCGGATGGTACGCTTCCCGATACGGCGCTTCGAAACCTCAGCTTTGGAGGCGGGCTGGGATATCGATTAGGCCCCGTGGAGACGGGCCTCTCTATCACCGGTATGAACTTTGATTATGGTCTGCCGGAAATGATTGATGATCTGAACGAGTCGATCGAAATCCGCATGAACCGTCTCAACATCCAGAGCATATCAACCATGGATATGGACCGCTTTTTTGAGCATGCGGAACTGCGTATGCACTACAGCGACTACAGTCACGACGAAGTGGAGATCAGCAGGGTTCCGCAGGGCACTGTGGAGGAGTTTGTGGCGATAACCTTTGCCCAGCAGACGCTGAGCAGCTCCCTTCTCCTGCGCCATCGCAAAACCGGCCCATTCGAGGGAGCCCTGGGGCTGAGTTTTAACCGGTCGGCCCTGCAGCTTGGGGGAGGGGATGCACTCACTCCCAATGCAGCGGGTACGTTTCTGGCGGGCTTTATCTATGAGGAGATCGGGCTTACCGATGCACTCTCCATGAAAACCGGACTGCGTATGGAGTGGAAAGATACGCGCGTGAAAACCAATGAACTGTTCAGGGATGCATCCATATTCGAAGACCGAACCGACTTGATCTTTTCCGGTGCAGTGGGGCTGAACTACTCACGAAGTGACCGTTTTACGACCGGATTCCAGGTGGCGCGAGCCTATCGCACGCCTACCATCGAGGAGCTCTACTCCTTCGCCCCGCATGCGGCGGCCGGATCGTTCGATCGCGGCAACCCGAATCTGCAAAATGAAATCAGCCTGGGTGCGGATGCCTTTGCAGACTACAGCGGCGAGCGGATCAGCTGGCAGATCTCTCTTTTTGCCAATCGAATCAGCAACTACGTTGATTTCTTTCCCACGGGTGAGACACATCAACCCTCCGGACTTCCGATTTTCGAGTATGGATCCAAAGATGCAATCCTTTATGGTTTCGAGATAATGGCAGGCCTCAGGCTTAGCCGGACATTGTCGGCGGAAGCGGGAGCCGATTATGTGCGCGGGTACGAGTATACCGGCAACCGCAACGATCTTACCTTTATTCCCCCGTTCCGGGTTTACGCTTCCCTCAGGGCCGAACAGGGAAAATGGCATGCGGGTCCGCGCGTACGGATTGTGAGCCGGCAGGACCGTGTCGCACCAAATGAACGTCCGACAGATGGCTATGTACTGATCGGTGCAGATGCCGGCTACCGGCTTGGCCACGGAGTTACCCTCAGCATGCGCCTCGACAACCTGCTCAACGAGCGCTACCGCGACCACCTCAGCCGCGTTGAAAACCGCAACGCCCCCATGCCCGGCCGCAATGTGAATGTGATGCTCCGGTGGGAGTTTTAA
- a CDS encoding choice-of-anchor B family protein: MKSLSMFLFMFLTPMLTLSAQTMAGGQFSEMRGFAQAVAVSDGNIFIGEPQNVHRAGVVYVFGQAEGEWISQAELMASGGEIEDRFGTSLSVDANRIFIGAPGLSGSDGAAYLFENAEGSWSETARMALPYGANGSRFGESVLIHGDHAFVGAPGYNEELGAVFVYRLGDEGWSQTSIIASPDTSAESGFGSTLSFDGSNLAIAAPQQGGGAVYIYSEEGNTWNERTMLTNNQPDSRARFGSAMLMRDSHLFIGSPRENTASGAVYHYQKDEESGNWTQTGRLLAFDAQPRYQFGSSITWTNNGLWIGAPNADGGRGLVYQFSQNEEADGWSGVQVVTLPESSPGDDFAATLAADRSLAVAGLTGADYGAGSAAILQQSENGEWIAQNIVIGTSDAVLQRVTNGRVECQDGQATLFGCDNVDLISFLPVHEIGGNRGVRLNDMWGWTDPLTDREYAIVGRNEGTSFVDVTDPYNPVYIGNLQMPETAVQSVWRDMKVYKDHVFIVADNARDHGMQVLDLALLREFSGEPIEFEETAHYRNIRSAHNIVINEDTGYAYIVGSSGGGETCGGGLHMVNIQDPVNPTFEGCFADATTGRSGTGYSHDAQCVIYDGPDEEHKGKEICIGSNETAISVADVTDKDNPIPLSTASYPDYGYVHQGWLTEDHRYFFQNDELDELTGAVDRTRTLVWDLADLDDPQFVREFFIDTPSSDHNLYIKDNLMYQSNYVSGLQVVDVSDPANPKHVASFDTHPFTPDSPGFSGTWSNYPYFKSGIVVMTSGREGLFILDVQPQVNLP, encoded by the coding sequence ATGAAGAGTTTATCCATGTTCCTTTTTATGTTTCTTACACCGATGCTTACGCTTTCGGCACAAACGATGGCAGGCGGACAATTCAGCGAGATGCGAGGCTTTGCTCAGGCCGTGGCGGTGTCAGATGGGAATATTTTTATAGGTGAACCCCAGAATGTGCACAGGGCGGGTGTTGTCTATGTGTTTGGCCAAGCTGAGGGTGAATGGATCTCTCAGGCCGAATTGATGGCATCGGGCGGCGAGATTGAAGACCGCTTTGGCACCTCACTCTCGGTTGACGCCAACCGGATTTTTATTGGAGCTCCCGGCCTGAGTGGAAGCGATGGTGCAGCCTACCTGTTTGAAAACGCGGAGGGTTCATGGAGTGAAACGGCACGAATGGCGCTGCCATACGGAGCCAATGGAAGCCGGTTTGGAGAAAGCGTTCTGATTCACGGAGATCACGCATTTGTCGGTGCACCCGGCTACAATGAAGAACTTGGAGCCGTCTTCGTATACCGTCTCGGAGATGAAGGCTGGTCGCAGACGTCAATCATTGCTAGCCCGGATACATCTGCCGAAAGTGGTTTTGGCTCCACACTATCTTTTGACGGTTCAAATCTGGCAATAGCCGCTCCACAACAGGGTGGCGGTGCCGTTTATATCTACAGTGAAGAGGGCAATACGTGGAACGAGAGGACGATGCTCACAAACAATCAACCAGACAGCAGGGCACGATTCGGGTCAGCTATGCTGATGCGCGACTCCCACCTGTTTATCGGCTCACCACGGGAAAATACAGCTTCAGGTGCAGTTTATCACTATCAGAAAGATGAGGAGTCGGGTAACTGGACACAGACAGGGCGCCTGCTTGCATTTGATGCTCAGCCACGATACCAGTTTGGAAGCTCAATTACATGGACAAACAATGGACTCTGGATCGGAGCTCCCAACGCTGACGGAGGCCGCGGACTTGTTTATCAATTCAGCCAAAATGAGGAGGCAGATGGATGGTCTGGTGTTCAGGTAGTGACGCTCCCGGAGAGTTCACCCGGCGACGATTTCGCCGCGACACTGGCTGCCGATAGATCACTTGCCGTAGCAGGCTTGACGGGCGCTGACTACGGTGCAGGTTCGGCCGCAATTCTTCAGCAAAGCGAGAATGGAGAGTGGATTGCACAGAACATCGTGATTGGCACCTCAGATGCGGTACTGCAGCGTGTAACAAACGGCAGAGTTGAATGCCAGGATGGACAGGCCACTCTCTTCGGATGCGATAATGTGGATCTGATCTCATTCCTGCCGGTACATGAAATTGGCGGTAACCGCGGCGTTCGCCTGAACGATATGTGGGGCTGGACAGATCCGTTGACTGATCGCGAATATGCTATCGTTGGGCGCAACGAGGGAACCTCTTTTGTGGATGTAACCGATCCGTACAATCCGGTTTACATCGGCAACCTTCAAATGCCGGAGACGGCCGTTCAGAGCGTGTGGCGCGACATGAAGGTATATAAAGATCATGTGTTTATTGTGGCCGATAATGCCCGCGATCACGGAATGCAGGTGCTGGACCTGGCGCTGTTGCGAGAGTTTAGCGGCGAACCGATCGAATTTGAGGAGACAGCACACTACCGCAATATCCGAAGTGCACACAATATTGTGATCAATGAGGATACGGGCTATGCTTACATCGTAGGCAGCAGCGGCGGGGGCGAAACCTGTGGCGGCGGACTGCACATGGTAAATATTCAAGATCCCGTGAATCCCACTTTTGAGGGTTGCTTTGCCGATGCCACAACAGGACGAAGCGGAACGGGCTACAGCCATGATGCGCAGTGCGTGATTTATGACGGACCGGATGAGGAGCATAAGGGCAAGGAGATCTGCATCGGATCCAACGAGACCGCAATCAGCGTTGCGGACGTGACCGATAAAGATAACCCGATTCCGCTCTCAACGGCCTCTTACCCGGATTACGGTTACGTGCACCAGGGCTGGCTGACCGAAGACCACCGCTACTTTTTTCAAAACGATGAGCTGGATGAGCTGACGGGTGCGGTAGACAGAACCCGGACACTGGTTTGGGATCTTGCCGATCTGGATGATCCACAGTTTGTTCGTGAATTCTTTATCGATACACCTTCATCTGATCACAACCTTTACATCAAGGACAACCTGATGTACCAATCCAATTACGTGAGCGGACTGCAGGTTGTAGATGTCTCGGATCCTGCCAATCCGAAGCATGTGGCTTCATTCGATACCCATCCGTTTACACCAGACAGCCCCGGTTTCTCCGGAACCTGGAGCAATTATCCTTATTTCAAAAGCGGAATCGTTGTTATGACCAGCGGAAGGGAGGGGCTCTTTATCCTGGACGTACAGCCACAGGTAAATCTACCCTAA
- a CDS encoding PD40 domain-containing protein: MNSLLSYFNLNMGLLSGLLTSFSLIILPLQLNAEPANDNNQRIYATNQGSASVTVIDAVTLEVVETVDLREFGFSAMARPHHAIAEPDGSHWYVTLIGENRVLRFNRDNELMEQAEIEVPGLMAMAPESGKLFVGRSMSAVNPPQSFTEVNFYGMTDQEEVDLFFTRPHAIAVSPDEEWIYVSSLSSNQILARNIITGEADLISLEGDTHVFINFAISPDGNTMILTGQVSGYALIFDLSDPMAPLLTDTVDVNPMPWHPVFSPDGKFVYFANKGSNTVTVLNMENRTVDAVIEGNGLAQPHGAALSSDGKYLFVTSNNLNGSYRPEGASDDETDLPGTVTVIDTEKREIVKVIETGKNTTGIGTGNW; encoded by the coding sequence ATGAATTCACTCCTGAGTTACTTCAATCTCAACATGGGTCTGCTTAGCGGACTACTGACATCATTTTCGCTGATTATTTTACCGCTGCAGCTCAATGCAGAACCGGCCAATGACAACAATCAGCGTATTTATGCAACCAACCAGGGTAGCGCCAGCGTGACTGTGATTGATGCCGTGACCCTTGAAGTTGTGGAGACTGTGGATCTGAGGGAATTTGGATTCTCAGCGATGGCACGTCCGCATCACGCCATCGCGGAGCCGGACGGGTCGCACTGGTATGTAACGCTGATTGGTGAAAACCGCGTGCTCAGATTCAATCGCGACAATGAGCTGATGGAACAGGCGGAGATTGAAGTACCCGGTCTGATGGCCATGGCTCCGGAATCAGGAAAACTCTTTGTGGGCCGGTCAATGAGCGCAGTGAACCCGCCCCAAAGCTTTACTGAAGTAAATTTTTACGGCATGACCGATCAGGAGGAGGTCGACCTCTTTTTCACCCGCCCTCACGCCATTGCGGTATCCCCCGACGAGGAGTGGATCTACGTTTCAAGCCTCTCTTCCAACCAGATTTTGGCTCGAAACATTATAACCGGCGAGGCCGACCTTATTTCACTTGAGGGCGACACACATGTTTTTATCAATTTTGCCATATCACCGGATGGAAACACAATGATACTTACCGGACAGGTATCCGGGTATGCACTCATTTTCGACCTTTCTGACCCGATGGCACCCCTCCTCACCGATACAGTTGATGTAAACCCGATGCCATGGCACCCCGTCTTTTCACCAGACGGAAAGTTTGTCTACTTTGCGAACAAAGGCAGCAATACCGTAACGGTTCTAAATATGGAAAACCGGACGGTGGATGCGGTAATCGAAGGAAATGGCCTTGCCCAGCCGCATGGCGCCGCACTTTCCTCAGACGGCAAATACCTGTTTGTCACCAGCAATAATTTAAATGGAAGCTACAGGCCCGAAGGTGCATCAGATGATGAAACGGATCTGCCGGGAACCGTTACGGTGATCGACACGGAGAAGCGCGAAATCGTGAAGGTGATTGAAACGGGCAAAAACACAACAGGTATCGGAACCGGAAACTGGTAA
- a CDS encoding FG-GAP repeat domain-containing protein, with protein sequence MMAAFVLFTACRSAGPLQKGEPEDQFIRDVTAYPVFNSEGDRISFPFMGGFNAPRPQFTDIDGDGDTDLFVQENTDEVIFFEYAETEEGFPLVWRSDEFLDLSVGEWFRFVDLDQDGDPDLLAEQPYSYIRYYRNEGTAKNPVFVPARDSLRDVNGEPIFSDRQNIPNVTDIDCDGFLDLFIGRLDGTLTRYESIGLDDEGVPQFELVTDRFENIEIVQQFGTMHGANSMAFQDIDGDGDQDLFWGDFFEPSILLLENEGSCGDPRFQNEPRPFPIGNPASTSGYNAPTLTDWDNDGDTDLFLGVLGGAYNAIETTAENFLFFEQENGDFTLQSEQFLTMIDIGEESIPAAGDIDGDGDIDILLANKIDPSDRRSSYVYILENRGTAAAPEFHLAGTLNFPDAYHYAPALADMDGDGLDDLILGNWKGNIALYRNNGSGFDLAQETLAELPRGSNAVPVTADIDADGDLDLLVGESGGGLLFFRNTGTPENPGFVLEQDAFSNVEVTHRSAPSLYDIDADGDLDLFLGSKQEGVQFYRNTGNPQEAVFQKEPLPFHVVSTQFITPRFADLNGDGDMEQLLGGRSGGVYLYR encoded by the coding sequence ATGATGGCTGCGTTCGTGCTCTTCACGGCATGCCGGTCTGCAGGACCACTTCAAAAAGGTGAGCCAGAAGATCAATTTATAAGAGACGTAACCGCCTACCCGGTATTTAATTCGGAAGGAGACCGGATCTCTTTTCCATTTATGGGTGGCTTCAATGCCCCCCGTCCGCAGTTTACGGACATTGACGGGGATGGCGATACTGATCTCTTTGTGCAGGAGAACACAGACGAGGTGATCTTTTTTGAATATGCTGAAACTGAAGAAGGATTCCCATTGGTCTGGAGGAGTGACGAGTTTTTGGATCTGAGTGTTGGAGAGTGGTTTCGGTTTGTGGACCTGGATCAGGATGGAGACCCAGACTTATTGGCCGAGCAGCCCTACAGCTACATTCGGTACTATCGAAATGAGGGTACAGCGAAAAATCCCGTCTTCGTGCCTGCGCGCGATTCTCTCCGTGATGTAAACGGCGAACCGATCTTTTCCGACCGGCAAAATATTCCCAATGTTACCGATATCGACTGTGATGGTTTTCTGGACCTCTTTATAGGCCGTCTTGACGGTACGCTGACCCGGTATGAATCGATCGGACTGGATGATGAGGGAGTGCCGCAATTTGAACTTGTGACCGACCGGTTTGAGAACATTGAGATCGTACAACAGTTCGGCACCATGCACGGAGCCAACAGCATGGCGTTTCAGGACATCGATGGAGACGGCGACCAGGATCTGTTTTGGGGCGATTTTTTTGAGCCCAGCATCTTGCTGCTCGAAAATGAGGGCAGCTGCGGAGATCCGAGATTTCAGAACGAGCCGCGTCCGTTTCCGATCGGTAATCCTGCCAGCACCAGCGGCTACAATGCCCCCACTCTCACCGACTGGGATAACGACGGTGATACCGATCTCTTCCTGGGCGTGCTTGGCGGGGCCTACAACGCCATTGAAACCACGGCCGAGAATTTTCTCTTTTTTGAACAGGAAAACGGTGATTTCACACTTCAAAGTGAACAATTTCTCACAATGATCGACATCGGGGAGGAGTCGATCCCCGCAGCCGGAGACATCGATGGAGACGGGGATATCGACATCCTGCTGGCAAACAAGATTGACCCCTCGGACCGGCGCTCCTCTTATGTTTACATTCTCGAAAACCGCGGCACGGCTGCCGCACCCGAATTTCATCTGGCCGGTACACTCAACTTTCCGGACGCCTACCACTACGCCCCGGCACTGGCCGACATGGACGGAGACGGACTGGACGATCTCATTTTAGGCAACTGGAAAGGTAATATCGCGCTTTACCGCAACAACGGCTCGGGATTTGATCTGGCACAGGAAACACTCGCTGAGCTTCCAAGGGGAAGCAACGCCGTTCCGGTGACTGCAGATATTGATGCGGACGGAGATTTGGACCTGCTAGTGGGCGAATCGGGAGGAGGTTTACTCTTTTTCCGAAATACCGGAACACCTGAAAACCCCGGGTTTGTACTGGAGCAAGACGCCTTTTCAAACGTAGAAGTAACGCACCGTAGCGCACCTTCCCTTTATGATATTGATGCTGACGGCGACCTGGACCTGTTTCTTGGTTCCAAGCAGGAGGGTGTTCAATTCTACCGAAATACCGGTAATCCGCAGGAAGCCGTTTTTCAAAAAGAGCCACTGCCCTTTCAT